CAAAAACTTTATTTGATTGGATTTTTTCTATATCAAGTATAATTGCTATAGTTCTTTTTGGCGTAGCTGTAGGAAATGTGCTATCTGGTCTTGATTTAAACAAAAATGGCGATTATATAGGTACTTTTTTTGATCTACTTAACCCTTATTCTATTTTAGTCGGCGTTTTAGCTTTTTTTATGCTATCCTATCAAGGAACAGTTTGGTTATTTTTAAAAACTGAAGGTGAATTTCAACAAAAAGTAAAAAATTGGGCAAAGGTTTACTGGAGCGGTTATTTTATTTTATTTTTAATTTGCACGCTATTAACCTATGTATTGCACGCTAATTTGTTTGCCAATTACCTTACTTACCCAATAATGTTTGCTATTCCTATTCTTGCGCTTTTATTTATGCTTGCATCAATCATAAGAATTCAAAGAAACCAGCCTCTATGTGCAATAATAGCAAGCTCATTATCAATTGCGATGGTTATATTAACTGCTTATTTAAGTTTATTTCCCAACCTCATTATTGCAAAGAATCCCGCATACAGTTTGAATATTTATAATGCTGCATCTTCCCAATTAACACTTCAAACCATGTTAATTATAGCATTAATTGGCATGCCTTTAGTATTGATTTATACAATATACTCATATAGAATATTCCACGGCAAAACAAAAATTGAAGAAGGCTACTGATAAGCAAGAGGGTTAAAACCCTCTTGCTATAGCAGGAGGTGCTTTAATGGATAG
The sequence above is a segment of the Desulfurella sp. genome. Coding sequences within it:
- the cydB gene encoding cytochrome d ubiquinol oxidase subunit II, which gives rise to MDLNIIWFFLVGILIIGYAILDGFDLGVGSVYLFAKFQERDIARNSIAPVWDGNEVWLITGGGALFAAFPMVYATAFSGFYLALILLLFALIFRAISLELRNHFQKESTKTLFDWIFSISSIIAIVLFGVAVGNVLSGLDLNKNGDYIGTFFDLLNPYSILVGVLAFFMLSYQGTVWLFLKTEGEFQQKVKNWAKVYWSGYFILFLICTLLTYVLHANLFANYLTYPIMFAIPILALLFMLASIIRIQRNQPLCAIIASSLSIAMVILTAYLSLFPNLIIAKNPAYSLNIYNAASSQLTLQTMLIIALIGMPLVLIYTIYSYRIFHGKTKIEEGY